The genome window TTTTGGCAGCCTTTGTGGATGCTGTTGTCGGAGGGGGTGGCTTAATTGCCTTACCAGCTTTAATGTTTGCAGGTTTAAATCCAGCAGCAGCAGTTGCGACCAATAAACTTGCTGGCACAATGGGTTCTTTGACATCAACCATTTCCTTTTATCGTTCCGGACAGCTAGAAATTCGTTCTGTTCTCAAATACTTTCCTCTAGCCTTTATTGGATCGCTACTTGGGGCATGGACCGTTCATTTAATAAATCCTGAGTTATTAAAACCAATAATGCTCGTTATGCTTGCTTGTGTTGCAGTTTATACAATTTTTAAAAAAGATTGGGGTTCAGTAGCTGCGGTTAAAAAATTATCGTTTCCCCGTTTATTGCTATTTATGCTGTTGTTATTTAGCATCGGTTTTTATGATGGGTTTCTTGGTCCTGGAACTGGCTCATTTTTAATTTTTAGCTTTTTACTAGTCGGCTTCGATTTTTTAAAGGCAGCAGGAAATGCCAAATTTTTAAATTTAGCAAGTAATTTTGCTGGCCTTTTAATGTTCGCCTACTTAGGTCACGTTCATTATGTCTATGGACTACTGATGGGGGTAGCTCAAATTGGCGGTGCAATGGTAGGCTCGCGTGTTGCGATTAAAAAAGGTAGCGGCTTTGTTCGCGTGTTGTTTATTATCGTAACGATTACATTGCTAACTAAAAATGCTTATGATTACATAGTTCTTCATTAAAAAAACGCCGTAGATACTTTATCTTTACGGCGTTTTCGCTTGTTTATAAACTTTGTTTGCTCTATCCTTTAATTCGGAGAGGCTATCCGGCATTTTGGAGGGTTCTTTCCGTCACTTTGAACGTTCTATCCATCAATTCAGAGATTCTATCCACGACTTTGGACGTTCTATCCATCATTTCGAAGGTTCTATCCGTCGCTTCAGTGATTCTATCCGTCACTTTGGGGGTTCTTTCCGTCACTTCGGAGGGTCTATCCGTCACTTCGGGGGTTCTTTCCGTCGCTTATCATCTGCAATATAAAACGCCGTAGATATTCACTCTCTACGGCGTTTTCTTAGTTAGATAAACAACTTTTCTTCTTTAAATTTATGACTCGTTAATAAGCTAACAATAACAAAAATGAAAAAGGATGCTACAATTGGAATTGTAACGGTATGCATACCAAAGACAGAAGGGTAAAAACGATCAATGATAATATACAAGGTCATACCTGAAATCATCGACACAATCGCACCATATTTATTGGCTTTTTTCCAATATAGTCCTAATACAACAGTCCAAATAAAGACTGCCTCAAGTCCGCCAAAAGCAAATAAATTAAGCCATACTAATAAATCTGGTGGATTAAGTGCGAAAATGATGACTACTAAACCGATAACCGCTGTGACAATAAAGCTTGCACGCTTAATTTCCGTATCGTTAGCTGTTGGTTTGATATAATTTAAGTAAATATCTTTCACTACTGTGGAGCTTACAAGCATAAGTAGTGCGTTCACTGTAGACATCGTTGCTGCCATTGGTGCTGCTAAGACAATGCCAGCTAAAAATGGCGGCAAAACCTTTAATGTCAGTAGCGGCATCACTTTATCCCCTATTTCAATCCCTGGCAGTACTGGTCTTGCTAAAACCCCAATTAGATGCATCCCAAACATAATTGTCCCTATGGCAATAGTACCAATGATAATAGCTAAATGCATGCTTCTTGAATCTTTATAGCTCATGGCACGAACTGCGATTTGTGGGAGCCCCACAACTCCAATACCTATCAAAATCCAAAATGTAGAAACGTATAATGGCGTTAATTCGCCTTCTGCTCCAAATGGAGACACAAGGTTCGGGTTCTCAGCGACAAGTGAGGCCATAATATTATCGATTCCTCCACCAGCGATGACTGTCCCAATTAATAAAATGATCGTTCCAATAACCATAATCGAGCCTTGCACCGCATCCGTCAATGCAACAGCACGGAAGCCCCCGATGATGACATAAACTAATACAGAAAACGCAAAAATAAAGAGTGCAGTCGTGTAGTTTAAGCCAGTTAATGATTCGATAAGACGAGCACCACCTACCCATTGTGCCATCATCGCAGAAAATAAAAAGACGATAATACTAATAGCTGATAAGATGACAATGACATGACTTTTATAGCGTTCTCTTAAAAAGTCAATTAACGTGATAGCTTGATAACGTCTTGCGATAATAGCAAATTTCTTCCTAAAAATCATTAAAACAAAATAACCTGCAGGAAGCTGCGCCATCGCCAGTAATACCCAGCCAAGCCCTTTCGTGTAAGCAACGCCTGGACCACCAATAAAGCTACTTGCACTACCGTACGTAGCAATCATTGTCATAGCAAGGATGAAACCTCCCATTTCACGACCACCGAGGAAGTATTCCTGTAAAAATGAATTAGAAGAGCGTATATGCTTATTTGACCAGATACCAATACCAAAGATGATGACTAAAAATAATAGCAGTGGAACAATAACTTGCCAGTGCATTATTGATCCACCTCCTCATCGTCAAATGGTACCTCTTTGAAAAAGAGCTTCAAGACGACCCAGATTA of Lysinibacillus agricola contains these proteins:
- a CDS encoding TSUP family transporter; this encodes MLFEVDLNLVILLISFGFLAAFVDAVVGGGGLIALPALMFAGLNPAAAVATNKLAGTMGSLTSTISFYRSGQLEIRSVLKYFPLAFIGSLLGAWTVHLINPELLKPIMLVMLACVAVYTIFKKDWGSVAAVKKLSFPRLLLFMLLLFSIGFYDGFLGPGTGSFLIFSFLLVGFDFLKAAGNAKFLNLASNFAGLLMFAYLGHVHYVYGLLMGVAQIGGAMVGSRVAIKKGSGFVRVLFIIVTITLLTKNAYDYIVLH
- the panF gene encoding sodium/pantothenate symporter codes for the protein MHWQVIVPLLLFLVIIFGIGIWSNKHIRSSNSFLQEYFLGGREMGGFILAMTMIATYGSASSFIGGPGVAYTKGLGWVLLAMAQLPAGYFVLMIFRKKFAIIARRYQAITLIDFLRERYKSHVIVILSAISIIVFLFSAMMAQWVGGARLIESLTGLNYTTALFIFAFSVLVYVIIGGFRAVALTDAVQGSIMVIGTIILLIGTVIAGGGIDNIMASLVAENPNLVSPFGAEGELTPLYVSTFWILIGIGVVGLPQIAVRAMSYKDSRSMHLAIIIGTIAIGTIMFGMHLIGVLARPVLPGIEIGDKVMPLLTLKVLPPFLAGIVLAAPMAATMSTVNALLMLVSSTVVKDIYLNYIKPTANDTEIKRASFIVTAVIGLVVIIFALNPPDLLVWLNLFAFGGLEAVFIWTVVLGLYWKKANKYGAIVSMISGMTLYIIIDRFYPSVFGMHTVTIPIVASFFIFVIVSLLTSHKFKEEKLFI